In the genome of Rhodoplanes sp. Z2-YC6860, one region contains:
- a CDS encoding GNAT family N-acetyltransferase has product MKASSSPPLKLRNYTADDEEAAIELWRRTWQQAYPRIDFTERVPWWRERWRNELVPVARIVVAEMDGILEGFVTVDPKSGYLDQIVVAPEFWGSNVALMLLDAGKRISPALLELLVNKDNARAIAFYEKNGFSYVGEDVNPVSGRPVNRMRWRP; this is encoded by the coding sequence GTGAAAGCGTCCTCCTCGCCCCCTCTGAAGCTGCGCAACTACACCGCTGACGACGAAGAGGCGGCGATCGAGCTGTGGCGCCGCACCTGGCAACAGGCCTATCCGCGGATCGACTTCACCGAGCGCGTGCCCTGGTGGCGCGAGCGCTGGCGCAACGAACTGGTGCCGGTGGCCAGGATCGTGGTCGCCGAGATGGATGGCATCCTGGAAGGCTTCGTCACGGTCGATCCCAAGAGCGGCTATCTCGATCAGATCGTGGTGGCGCCGGAGTTCTGGGGCAGCAACGTGGCGCTGATGCTGCTCGACGCGGGAAAGCGCATCTCACCGGCGCTGCTGGAATTGCTGGTGAACAAAGACAACGCCCGCGCCATCGCGTTCTACGAGAAGAACGGATTTTCGTATGTGGGCGAGGACGTGAACCCGGTGTCCGGCCGGCCGGTCAATCGGATGCGGTGGCGGCCGTAA
- a CDS encoding tetratricopeptide repeat protein, producing MNVVWNASRIGAAALAAALLSQAALAQPKPAPQPKPSQPSSAAPPAASSDEGDVAYAAFQRGLYLTAFREATKRVDEKNDPKAMTLLGELYADGLGVPNDDKKANEWYKLAAARGDREAIFALAMFRLSGRAGPTDRAAGAKLLGDAAKLGHIIAAYDLALLYLEGQLLPQDFTRAAELMKTAADAGNPQAQYALATFYREGRGVKMNAQEATRLLAASARAGYTDAEVEYAIALFNGTGVKQDERAAGEFLLKAAKKNSAPAQSRLALMYASGRGIKADPVEAARWHMIAVAGGSNDQYLEDFVRKMNPADRAKAEEKAKPWIALMQVRGPTPFDQTQPTAQQPTQAQTLTPPAQAKP from the coding sequence ATGAACGTCGTCTGGAACGCTTCGCGGATCGGAGCCGCAGCCCTCGCCGCGGCCCTGCTGTCGCAGGCCGCGCTGGCACAGCCGAAACCCGCGCCGCAGCCCAAGCCTTCGCAGCCAAGTTCTGCCGCCCCGCCGGCGGCCAGTTCCGACGAGGGCGACGTCGCCTATGCCGCATTCCAGCGCGGTCTCTATCTCACAGCGTTTCGCGAAGCCACCAAACGCGTCGACGAGAAGAACGACCCGAAGGCCATGACGCTGCTCGGTGAGCTCTATGCCGACGGGCTCGGCGTGCCCAACGACGATAAAAAGGCCAACGAGTGGTACAAGCTCGCCGCGGCGCGCGGCGACCGCGAGGCGATCTTTGCGCTCGCGATGTTCCGCCTCAGCGGGCGCGCCGGTCCGACTGACCGCGCCGCGGGCGCGAAGCTCCTCGGCGACGCCGCCAAGCTCGGCCATATCATCGCGGCTTACGACCTCGCCCTGCTCTATCTCGAAGGCCAGCTCTTGCCGCAGGATTTCACACGCGCGGCCGAGTTGATGAAGACCGCCGCCGACGCCGGCAACCCGCAGGCGCAATACGCGCTCGCCACCTTCTACAGGGAAGGCCGCGGCGTGAAGATGAACGCGCAGGAGGCGACGCGGCTGCTCGCGGCGTCGGCCCGCGCGGGCTACACCGACGCCGAGGTCGAATACGCCATCGCGCTGTTCAACGGCACCGGCGTGAAGCAGGACGAGCGCGCCGCGGGCGAATTCCTGCTGAAGGCCGCCAAGAAAAACAGCGCGCCGGCGCAGAGCCGGCTGGCGCTGATGTACGCGTCGGGCCGCGGCATCAAGGCCGATCCGGTGGAAGCCGCGCGATGGCACATGATCGCCGTCGCCGGCGGCAGCAACGACCAGTACCTCGAAGACTTCGTGCGCAAGATGAACCCGGCAGACCGGGCCAAGGCCGAGGAGAAGGCCAAGCCCTGGATCGCCCTGATGCAGGTTCGCGGGCCGACCCCGTTCGATCAGACCCAGCCAACGGCGCAACAGCCGACCCAGGCCCAGACACTGACGCCGCCGGCTCAGGCAAAGCCTTGA
- a CDS encoding flagellar motor protein MotA, which produces MAKDVDPFKVSSPRIFLVRMLIFLILCSLIVVVIHPQILTAFKANPPLNALIIGVLLIGIILSFRQVIRLFPEVAWVNSFRLGDPAVAQERPPSLLAPMAAILRDQAGRMSISSQTMRTLLDSIAIRLDEAREISRYMTGLLIFLGLLGTFWGLIETVSSVGGVINNLKVGGDASAVFDSLRDGLSAPLSGMGISFSSSLFGLAGSLVLGFLDLQMSQAQNRFHTDLEDWLATTVSDINTVPDPSAIPIGNSIGDMGMAIERLREAMLQGGSGPNSGKAATTAMANLAEAIQGLVHHMRTEQQMIRDWVDSQAEQHREVRRLLETMVQERVDR; this is translated from the coding sequence ATGGCGAAAGACGTCGATCCCTTCAAAGTGTCCTCACCGCGAATCTTCCTGGTGAGGATGCTGATTTTTCTTATTTTGTGCAGCCTGATCGTCGTCGTCATCCATCCGCAGATCCTGACGGCCTTCAAAGCCAATCCGCCACTCAACGCGCTGATCATCGGCGTGCTGCTGATCGGCATCATCCTGTCGTTCCGGCAGGTCATCCGGTTGTTTCCCGAGGTCGCATGGGTCAACAGCTTCCGGCTGGGCGATCCGGCTGTCGCCCAGGAACGGCCACCGTCCCTGCTCGCGCCGATGGCCGCCATTCTCCGGGACCAGGCCGGCCGCATGTCGATCTCGTCGCAGACCATGCGGACGCTGCTCGACTCCATCGCCATCCGGCTGGACGAGGCGCGCGAAATTTCGCGCTACATGACCGGGCTGCTGATCTTTCTGGGCCTGCTCGGCACCTTCTGGGGCCTGATCGAGACGGTGAGCTCGGTCGGCGGCGTCATCAACAACCTCAAGGTTGGCGGCGACGCCAGCGCGGTGTTCGATTCATTGCGTGACGGTCTCTCCGCACCGCTGTCCGGCATGGGCATCTCGTTCTCGTCCTCGCTGTTCGGTCTCGCGGGCTCGCTGGTGCTGGGCTTCCTCGACCTGCAGATGAGCCAGGCGCAGAACCGCTTTCACACCGACCTGGAAGACTGGCTCGCCACCACGGTGAGCGACATCAACACCGTCCCCGACCCCTCCGCGATCCCGATCGGGAACAGCATCGGCGACATGGGTATGGCAATCGAGCGGCTGCGCGAAGCCATGCTGCAAGGGGGCAGCGGTCCGAACTCCGGCAAGGCCGCGACCACCGCCATGGCCAACCTCGCCGAAGCGATCCAGGGCCTCGTGCATCATATGCGCACCGAGCAGCAGATGATCCGCGACTGGGTCGACTCGCAGGCCGAACAGCACCGCGAAGTGCGCAGGCTCCTCGAAACGATGGTTCAGGAGCGCGTCGATCGATGA
- a CDS encoding inositol monophosphatase family protein produces the protein MPHSALLNVMVGAARKAARSLKRDFGEVENLQVSMKGPANFVTAADRRAEETLYTELSKARPGYGFLGEEGGSREGSDPTHRWIVDPLDGTTNFLHGIPQFCISIGLERSGSMVAGVIYNPITDELFTAERGKGAFLNDRRIRVAARTRLIDTVIACGLPHHGRGDLELGIKELSAVQDRVAGLRRFGAAALDLAYVAAGRLDAYWEQNISPWDMAAGIVLVREAGGYATDIEGGDAMFDKRNIVVGNETVHRELQKILKAAGK, from the coding sequence ATGCCTCATTCCGCACTGCTCAACGTGATGGTTGGAGCGGCCCGCAAGGCCGCACGCTCGCTGAAGCGCGACTTCGGCGAGGTCGAGAACCTGCAGGTCTCGATGAAGGGGCCTGCGAACTTCGTCACCGCCGCTGACCGCCGCGCCGAGGAGACGCTCTACACGGAGCTATCCAAGGCGCGCCCGGGCTATGGCTTCCTCGGTGAGGAAGGCGGCAGCCGCGAGGGCAGTGACCCGACCCACCGATGGATCGTCGATCCGCTCGACGGCACCACCAACTTCCTGCACGGCATTCCGCAGTTCTGCATTTCGATCGGGCTCGAACGCTCCGGCAGCATGGTGGCCGGCGTGATCTACAATCCGATCACCGACGAGCTGTTCACTGCCGAACGCGGCAAGGGTGCGTTCCTCAACGATAGGCGTATTCGCGTCGCGGCGCGCACGCGTCTGATCGACACGGTGATCGCCTGCGGCCTGCCGCATCACGGCCGTGGTGATTTGGAACTCGGCATCAAGGAATTGAGCGCGGTGCAGGACCGGGTCGCAGGCCTGCGACGGTTCGGCGCGGCGGCGCTCGACCTCGCCTATGTGGCGGCCGGCCGGCTCGATGCCTACTGGGAGCAGAACATCTCGCCCTGGGATATGGCGGCCGGTATCGTGCTGGTCCGCGAGGCCGGCGGCTATGCCACCGACATCGAGGGCGGCGACGCGATGTTCGACAAACGCAATATCGTGGTCGGCAACGAGACCGTGCACCGCGAATTGCAGAAAATCCTCAAGGCCGCGGGCAAATAA
- a CDS encoding phosphoglycerate kinase, whose product MSSFRTLDQADVRGKRVLLRVDLNVPMENGHITDATRIERVAPTITELADKGGKVIILAHFGRPKGPDPKESLKPVAAAVAHIVKRHVAFAEDCIGEKAAAAVAAMKPGDILCLENTRFHKGEEKNDPAFVAELAKLGDLWVNDAFSAAHRAHASTEGLGHKLPAYAGRTMQAELEALDKALGAPRRPVVAIVGGAKVSTKLDLLENLIAKVQGLVIGGAMANTFLHAQGVNVGKSLVEKDLADTARRILDKADGAGCAIILPVDAVVAFHFAANAPSHLYGVDAIPADGMMLDIGDQSVDRIKGALDDAATLVWNGPVGAFEVQPFDKATMALARYAAARTKAGKLISVAGGGDTVAALNAAGVANQFTYVSTAGGAFLEWMEGKALPGVEVLRQK is encoded by the coding sequence ATGAGCTCGTTTCGCACGCTCGATCAGGCTGACGTCAGGGGCAAACGCGTTCTGTTGCGCGTCGACCTCAACGTCCCGATGGAGAACGGTCATATCACCGACGCGACGCGCATCGAGCGCGTCGCGCCGACCATCACGGAACTTGCCGACAAGGGCGGCAAGGTGATCATCCTCGCCCATTTCGGGCGGCCGAAAGGCCCGGACCCGAAGGAGTCGCTGAAGCCCGTTGCGGCAGCAGTCGCGCATATCGTGAAGCGGCACGTCGCGTTTGCCGAGGATTGCATCGGCGAGAAAGCCGCCGCGGCGGTCGCGGCGATGAAGCCCGGCGATATCCTTTGCCTGGAGAACACCCGCTTCCACAAAGGCGAGGAAAAGAACGACCCGGCGTTCGTTGCCGAACTCGCCAAGCTCGGCGATCTCTGGGTCAACGACGCGTTTTCCGCGGCGCATCGCGCCCATGCCTCGACCGAAGGGCTCGGCCACAAGCTTCCGGCCTATGCGGGCCGCACTATGCAGGCCGAACTCGAGGCGCTCGACAAGGCGCTGGGCGCGCCGAGGCGGCCGGTGGTTGCGATCGTCGGCGGCGCCAAGGTCTCGACCAAGCTCGATCTGCTCGAAAACCTGATCGCCAAGGTCCAGGGCCTGGTGATCGGCGGAGCCATGGCCAACACCTTCCTGCACGCCCAGGGCGTCAACGTCGGCAAATCGCTGGTCGAGAAGGACCTCGCCGACACCGCCCGCCGCATCCTGGACAAGGCCGACGGCGCAGGCTGCGCCATCATCCTGCCGGTCGACGCCGTGGTGGCGTTCCATTTCGCCGCCAATGCGCCGTCGCACCTCTATGGCGTCGACGCCATTCCGGCCGACGGCATGATGCTCGACATCGGCGACCAGTCGGTCGACCGCATCAAGGGCGCGCTGGACGACGCCGCTACTCTGGTGTGGAACGGCCCGGTCGGCGCCTTCGAAGTGCAGCCGTTCGACAAGGCCACCATGGCGCTGGCGCGGTATGCGGCGGCGCGCACCAAGGCCGGCAAGCTCATATCCGTGGCAGGCGGTGGCGACACTGTGGCGGCGCTGAATGCCGCAGGCGTCGCTAACCAATTTACCTATGTTTCCACCGCCGGCGGCGCTTTCCTGGAGTGGATGGAAGGCAAGGCCTTGCCCGGCGTCGAGGTGTTGAGGCAAAAATAG
- a CDS encoding class I fructose-bisphosphate aldolase → MNLADLNKVAEAMVASGRGILAADESTGTIKKRFDAINVESTEDNRRDYREMLFRSEGMKNISGVILYDETIWQKAKDGTPLVDIIKKAGSIPGIKVDEGVQPLPGCPGETITVGLDKLAERLKKYYEQGARFAKWRAVIDIAQGIPTAAAIRTNTHALARYAALCQAAQIVPIVEPEVLMDGDHDIDRCYEVTTAVLKAQFEELFHQRVPLEGIVLKPNMAISGKKNGKRAGVDEVAEKTVRMLKNCVPGAVPGIAFLSGGQSDEEATAHLDTMNKIGGLPWQLTFSYGRALQHAPQKAWSGKSENVAAAQRVFAHRAAMNGLASKGQWKQDLEKKAA, encoded by the coding sequence ATGAATCTCGCAGACCTCAACAAAGTCGCGGAGGCCATGGTCGCGTCCGGCAGGGGCATTCTGGCCGCCGACGAGTCCACAGGCACCATCAAGAAGCGGTTCGACGCCATCAATGTGGAGTCGACCGAGGACAACCGGCGCGACTATCGCGAGATGCTGTTCCGCTCGGAAGGCATGAAGAACATCTCCGGCGTCATCCTCTACGACGAGACCATCTGGCAGAAGGCGAAAGACGGCACGCCGCTGGTCGACATCATCAAGAAGGCCGGCTCGATTCCCGGCATCAAGGTCGACGAGGGCGTCCAGCCGCTGCCCGGCTGTCCGGGCGAGACCATCACGGTCGGCCTCGACAAGCTCGCCGAGCGGCTGAAGAAATACTACGAGCAGGGTGCGCGCTTTGCGAAGTGGCGCGCCGTGATCGACATCGCTCAGGGCATCCCGACCGCTGCGGCGATCCGCACCAACACCCACGCGCTGGCCCGCTATGCCGCGCTATGCCAGGCCGCCCAGATCGTGCCGATCGTCGAGCCCGAGGTGCTGATGGACGGCGATCATGACATCGACCGCTGTTACGAAGTTACCACGGCGGTGCTCAAAGCCCAGTTCGAAGAGCTGTTCCATCAGCGCGTCCCGCTCGAAGGCATCGTGCTGAAGCCGAACATGGCGATCTCGGGCAAGAAGAACGGCAAGCGCGCCGGCGTCGACGAGGTCGCGGAGAAGACAGTCCGCATGCTGAAGAACTGCGTGCCGGGTGCGGTGCCGGGCATCGCGTTCCTGTCGGGCGGCCAGTCCGACGAGGAGGCGACCGCACATCTCGATACCATGAACAAGATCGGCGGCCTGCCCTGGCAACTCACCTTCTCCTATGGCCGCGCGCTGCAGCACGCGCCGCAGAAGGCGTGGTCGGGCAAGAGCGAGAACGTCGCGGCCGCGCAGCGTGTGTTCGCGCATCGCGCCGCCATGAACGGCCTCGCCTCCAAGGGCCAGTGGAAGCAGGATCTGGAGAAGAAGGCGGCGTAG
- the efp gene encoding elongation factor P: MAKISGSEIRPGMVLEHDGSLWAAVKTVAVKPGKGPAYNQVELKNILDGRKLNQRFGGTDRVEETEVERRQFQFLYKQGDQLVFMDTATYDQIELAEDFVGERSSFLQDGMNVQVQLHQDRPIGIKLPETVVLEIAEADPHIKGQTASSSYKSATLENGLRIQVPPFIEAGEKIVVSTDEVTYVRRAE, from the coding sequence ATGGCCAAGATCAGCGGCAGCGAAATCCGGCCCGGCATGGTGCTGGAGCACGACGGCTCGCTCTGGGCCGCCGTCAAGACCGTCGCGGTGAAACCCGGCAAGGGACCGGCCTACAACCAGGTCGAGTTGAAGAACATTCTCGACGGCCGCAAGCTCAACCAGCGTTTCGGCGGCACCGACCGTGTCGAGGAAACCGAAGTCGAGCGCCGGCAGTTTCAGTTTCTCTACAAGCAGGGCGACCAGCTCGTATTCATGGACACCGCAACATATGACCAGATCGAGCTCGCCGAGGATTTCGTCGGCGAGCGCTCGAGCTTCCTGCAGGACGGCATGAACGTGCAGGTGCAGCTGCATCAGGACCGGCCGATCGGCATCAAGCTGCCCGAGACCGTGGTGCTCGAGATCGCCGAGGCTGATCCGCACATCAAGGGCCAGACCGCCTCGTCGTCCTACAAGTCGGCAACGCTGGAAAACGGACTGCGCATCCAGGTGCCGCCCTTCATCGAAGCCGGCGAGAAGATCGTCGTCTCGACCGACGAAGTCACTTACGTGCGGCGGGCCGAGTAA
- the gap gene encoding type I glyceraldehyde-3-phosphate dehydrogenase, with product MTVRVAINGFGRIGRNVLRAIAEAGRHDIEVVGINDLGPVETNAHLLRYDSVHGRFPGQVTVKGDTISVGNGAIKVTAERDPSKLPWKDLGVDIALECTGIFTAKDKASAHLTAGAKRVLVSAPADGADLTVVFGVNHDKLTKDHKIVSNASCTTNCLAPVAKVLNDAVGIDKGFMTTIHSYTGDQPTLDTMHKDLYRARAAALNMIPTSTGAAKAVGLVLPELNGKLDGVSIRVPTPNVSVIDFKFVAKKATTKDEINGAMKRAAEQQLKGVLGYTNDPNVSGDFNHDPHSSIFHMDQTKVMDGTLVRVMSWYDNEWGFSNRMADTAVAMGKLI from the coding sequence CCGGATCGGCCGCAACGTGCTGCGCGCCATCGCCGAAGCAGGCCGCCACGATATCGAGGTTGTCGGCATCAACGACCTCGGCCCGGTCGAGACCAATGCCCACCTGCTCCGCTACGACAGCGTGCACGGCCGCTTCCCGGGTCAGGTCACCGTCAAGGGCGACACCATCAGCGTCGGCAACGGCGCCATCAAGGTGACGGCTGAGCGCGACCCCTCGAAGCTTCCCTGGAAGGATCTCGGCGTCGACATCGCGCTGGAGTGCACCGGCATCTTCACCGCCAAGGACAAGGCTTCGGCCCATCTGACCGCGGGCGCCAAGCGCGTGCTGGTCTCGGCGCCGGCCGACGGCGCCGACCTGACCGTCGTGTTCGGCGTCAACCACGACAAGCTGACGAAAGATCACAAGATCGTCTCCAACGCCTCCTGCACCACCAACTGCCTCGCCCCGGTCGCCAAGGTGCTCAACGATGCGGTCGGCATCGACAAGGGCTTCATGACGACGATCCACTCGTACACGGGTGACCAGCCGACGCTCGACACCATGCACAAGGATCTCTACCGCGCCCGCGCCGCGGCGCTGAACATGATCCCGACCTCGACGGGCGCCGCGAAGGCGGTGGGCCTCGTGCTGCCGGAACTCAACGGCAAGCTCGACGGCGTCTCGATCCGCGTGCCGACGCCGAACGTCTCGGTCATCGACTTCAAGTTCGTGGCCAAGAAGGCCACCACCAAGGACGAGATCAACGGCGCGATGAAGCGCGCCGCCGAGCAGCAGCTCAAGGGCGTCCTCGGTTACACCAACGATCCGAACGTCTCGGGTGACTTCAACCACGATCCGCACAGCTCGATCTTCCACATGGACCAGACCAAGGTCATGGACGGCACTCTGGTGCGCGTCATGTCCTGGTATGACAACGAGTGGGGCTTCTCCAACCGCATGGCCGATACGGCCGTGGCGATGGGCAAGCTGATCTGA
- a CDS encoding thiamine phosphate synthase: MARTPKDSKTTYERPAPRLYLVTPPVGAAERFAAALKVAVGAADVAAVLLRLEPAGERELTNRVKALSAIVQPTGAALVLDGHAELAGRSGADGAHLTGLAAFSTAVDSLKPARIAGCGGLHSRDDAMAAGERGADYVMFGELEADGSRPSFGAILERVGWWADLFEVPCVAYAATLDEVGPLAAAGADFVAIGGSIWDDPRGPAAVVAEAGAKLALPEKV, encoded by the coding sequence ATGGCCAGAACGCCGAAAGATTCCAAGACAACATACGAGCGCCCTGCCCCGCGGCTTTATCTCGTCACGCCGCCGGTGGGCGCGGCCGAGCGCTTTGCCGCGGCGCTGAAGGTTGCGGTCGGCGCGGCCGACGTCGCGGCGGTGCTGCTCAGACTCGAGCCTGCAGGCGAGCGCGAACTGACCAACCGGGTGAAAGCGCTGTCCGCGATCGTGCAGCCGACCGGCGCCGCGCTGGTGCTCGACGGTCATGCCGAACTCGCCGGCCGCTCGGGCGCCGACGGTGCACATCTGACCGGCCTCGCGGCATTCTCAACCGCGGTCGACAGCCTCAAGCCCGCGCGGATCGCGGGCTGCGGCGGCCTGCACAGCCGCGATGACGCCATGGCCGCGGGCGAACGCGGCGCCGACTATGTGATGTTCGGCGAGTTGGAGGCGGACGGCAGCCGGCCGTCATTTGGCGCGATCCTCGAACGCGTCGGGTGGTGGGCCGACCTGTTCGAGGTGCCGTGTGTGGCCTATGCGGCCACGCTCGACGAGGTGGGACCGCTCGCCGCAGCCGGGGCCGATTTCGTTGCGATCGGCGGCAGCATCTGGGACGATCCGCGCGGTCCAGCGGCGGTCGTCGCGGAAGCGGGGGCGAAGCTCGCACTGCCGGAGAAGGTTTGA
- a CDS encoding Bug family tripartite tricarboxylate transporter substrate binding protein, with translation MRSLLKRLLPLALALVAFKAPATAETYPSKTITIMPLLAAGTGLDVVVRLYAEQLSQHFGKPVVVENKPGSAGLAGIAALKAAPADGYTLTVATSAVMAIRPTLLKSPPYDAQKDFIPIALYVKSQFILIVDPKLPIHSVPELIQYVKERPGQLSYSSSGVGGAPHLSAEYMKQRFGLDLAHVPYRNSPQSIADVAAGHIAMAFAEAGASLPLIHDGKLRALAVTSSTRLPTVPDLPPFGEAVGVPDFETVSWHVLLAPAGTPPDVVAKLHSEMKRIMETPDIRKKVADVGLIPLDIAPVESQIAYIKAEGEKWGTLVRKLGLEGSQ, from the coding sequence ATGCGAAGTCTGTTGAAGCGGCTGCTGCCGCTTGCGTTGGCTCTGGTCGCATTCAAGGCTCCGGCCACTGCCGAGACCTACCCGAGCAAGACCATCACCATCATGCCGCTGCTCGCGGCCGGCACCGGGCTCGATGTCGTGGTGCGACTCTATGCCGAGCAACTGTCGCAGCACTTTGGCAAGCCGGTTGTGGTCGAGAACAAGCCGGGCAGCGCAGGCCTTGCCGGTATCGCCGCGCTGAAGGCTGCGCCCGCGGACGGTTACACGCTGACCGTTGCCACCAGCGCCGTGATGGCAATCCGGCCGACCCTGCTGAAGAGCCCGCCTTACGACGCGCAGAAGGATTTCATCCCGATCGCGCTCTACGTGAAATCGCAGTTCATCCTGATCGTCGATCCGAAGCTGCCGATCCATTCGGTCCCGGAGCTCATTCAATACGTCAAGGAAAGACCGGGCCAGCTCAGTTATTCATCGTCGGGCGTCGGTGGCGCGCCGCATCTGTCGGCCGAATACATGAAGCAGCGCTTCGGCCTCGACCTCGCGCATGTGCCTTATCGCAACAGCCCACAATCCATCGCAGACGTCGCGGCGGGCCACATCGCCATGGCATTTGCCGAAGCCGGCGCGTCGCTGCCGCTCATCCATGACGGCAAGCTCCGCGCGCTCGCGGTGACGTCATCGACGCGGCTGCCGACCGTGCCCGACCTGCCGCCGTTCGGCGAAGCCGTTGGTGTGCCCGACTTCGAAACCGTGTCGTGGCACGTGCTGCTCGCGCCGGCCGGCACGCCGCCCGACGTGGTGGCGAAGCTTCACAGCGAAATGAAGCGGATCATGGAGACGCCCGACATCCGCAAGAAGGTTGCCGACGTCGGCCTGATCCCACTCGATATCGCGCCGGTGGAAAGCCAAATAGCCTACATCAAGGCCGAAGGTGAGAAGTGGGGCACGCTCGTGCGGAAGCTTGGACTCGAGGGCTCTCAGTAG
- a CDS encoding DUF1007 family protein: protein MLLRILSTLLAVLAATPASAHPHVWVTFHSEVVYASKGMMTAIRHVWTFDDMYSAFALQGIAHAKKGEYTRNELTSLAQLNMKSLKTYDYFTYAKADGRKAAFSGPVDYWLEYIASTLTLHFTLPLKTPTAAKSMEIEVYDPTIFVDFEFAKDKPASLEGAPECRLKQEFPRQPTSREQQQMGELDNNPDALSKTYGEVFANKIFVTCP, encoded by the coding sequence ATGCTTCTTCGTATTCTCTCGACGCTGCTGGCTGTCCTCGCGGCAACGCCGGCATCTGCGCATCCCCATGTTTGGGTGACGTTTCACAGCGAGGTTGTTTACGCGTCCAAAGGGATGATGACCGCGATCCGCCATGTCTGGACGTTCGACGACATGTATTCGGCCTTTGCGCTTCAAGGCATCGCTCATGCGAAGAAGGGCGAATACACCCGCAATGAGCTGACGAGTCTGGCTCAGCTCAACATGAAGTCGCTCAAGACCTACGACTATTTCACCTACGCCAAGGCCGACGGCAGGAAGGCCGCCTTTTCGGGCCCTGTCGACTATTGGCTGGAGTACATCGCTTCGACGCTGACGCTGCATTTCACCTTGCCGCTCAAAACGCCGACCGCAGCCAAATCGATGGAGATCGAGGTTTACGACCCCACGATCTTCGTCGATTTCGAGTTCGCAAAGGACAAGCCTGCTTCGCTAGAAGGCGCGCCGGAGTGTCGGCTCAAGCAGGAGTTTCCGCGTCAGCCAACAAGCCGCGAGCAGCAACAGATGGGCGAGCTCGACAACAACCCCGATGCGCTCTCCAAGACCTATGGCGAGGTGTTCGCCAACAAGATTTTCGTAACCTGTCCCTGA
- a CDS encoding peptidoglycan -binding protein, translated as MALSRARRGTRGIDYWPGFVDALSTLVLGIVFMLTVFAVVQFFLAQEVTGKDTALSRLSARIAQLSDLLSLEQTNKVSLEEQIAQLRASLSSTEGERDRYKGLYEGQSGNSQGQVSDLTTKLDSEKQVSLRALAQVEILNQQISALRRQLEAVEQALDVSEKKGREAQTQIESLGQRLNLALAQRVQELSRYRSDFFGKLRDILGNRPDIRIVGDRFVLQSEVFFDTGQAVLKPEGRAELDKIAAVLLDVSKQIPQEIAWVLRVDGHTDVRPISGGRTNWDLSASRAIAVVQYLISKGLPPQRLVAAGFGEFQPIDPGATEEAYSRNRRIELKLTER; from the coding sequence ATGGCACTGTCGCGCGCCCGTCGCGGGACTCGTGGGATCGACTACTGGCCGGGCTTCGTCGACGCGCTGTCGACGCTGGTTCTCGGCATCGTGTTCATGCTCACCGTATTCGCAGTGGTGCAGTTCTTCCTGGCGCAGGAGGTCACCGGCAAGGACACCGCGTTGTCGCGGCTCTCGGCGCGCATCGCGCAGTTGTCCGACCTGCTGTCGCTGGAGCAGACCAACAAGGTGTCGCTCGAGGAACAGATCGCGCAGTTGCGCGCGAGCCTCTCCAGCACCGAAGGCGAGCGCGACCGCTACAAAGGCCTCTATGAGGGCCAGAGCGGCAACTCGCAAGGCCAGGTTTCCGATCTGACCACGAAGCTCGACTCCGAGAAGCAGGTGTCGCTGCGCGCACTCGCCCAGGTCGAGATCCTCAACCAACAGATTTCGGCGCTGCGCCGTCAGCTCGAGGCCGTCGAGCAGGCGCTGGACGTCTCGGAGAAGAAGGGCCGCGAAGCGCAGACCCAGATCGAAAGCCTCGGCCAGCGGCTCAATCTCGCGCTGGCCCAGCGCGTGCAGGAATTGTCGCGGTATCGCTCCGACTTTTTCGGCAAGCTGCGCGACATCCTTGGCAACCGCCCCGACATCCGCATCGTCGGCGACCGCTTCGTGCTGCAGTCCGAGGTGTTCTTCGACACCGGCCAGGCGGTGCTGAAGCCCGAAGGCCGTGCCGAGCTCGACAAGATCGCAGCGGTGCTGCTCGACGTCAGCAAGCAGATTCCGCAGGAGATCGCCTGGGTGCTGCGCGTCGACGGCCACACTGACGTGCGTCCGATTTCCGGTGGTCGCACCAACTGGGATCTGTCGGCGTCGCGCGCCATCGCGGTGGTGCAGTATCTGATCAGCAAGGGTCTGCCGCCGCAGCGCCTTGTCGCCGCGGGCTTCGGCGAATTCCAGCCGATCGATCCCGGCGCCACCGAGGAAGCCTACAGCCGCAATCGGCGCATTGAACTGAAGCTGACCGAGCGGTGA